In Thermodesulfovibrio aggregans, the following proteins share a genomic window:
- a CDS encoding sigma-54-dependent transcriptional regulator, whose protein sequence is MNERILIVDGDGELRDNLSNFLKKRGFNVDVAATFQEAINTYASFIHDFVIVEIELPDGDGLEFVSKIKSLNPSVKVIVTTFYASVNTALKALKLKVDDYLIKPFIYDEILKSCKELTKKTILKETEKTYPTPEESFFSIIGESNEIKLLLEKIKKIANTPTNVLLLGETGTGKELFARAIHDASYRKKKPFVAINCASLPENLLESELFGFVKGAFTGANSDKKGLLEIADGGTVFLDEIGDMPLGLQAKLLRVIEDKEIRPLGSVISKKVDLRFISATNKDLLEEVRKGNFREDLFFRLNVITLQIPPLRERGRDIEILAYHFMRKFAIKMGKNVTKIDPQTIQILLRYPWPGNIRELQNVIEQAVVFTESDTIKPEHLPEHVKNMEITTERKRDVPLLSIEEFTKEFILKYQSIYTEQELADILGITRKALWEKRKKWGIPRSSA, encoded by the coding sequence ATGAATGAAAGAATTCTCATAGTAGATGGAGATGGTGAGCTAAGAGACAACTTAAGCAATTTTTTGAAAAAACGTGGCTTTAATGTAGATGTAGCAGCAACATTTCAGGAAGCAATCAATACGTACGCATCTTTTATTCATGACTTTGTAATTGTTGAGATAGAACTTCCAGATGGAGATGGATTAGAATTTGTAAGTAAAATTAAATCTTTAAACCCTTCTGTAAAAGTTATTGTAACAACATTTTATGCATCAGTAAACACTGCACTGAAGGCATTGAAACTCAAAGTAGATGATTATCTTATAAAACCTTTCATTTATGATGAAATATTGAAATCTTGCAAGGAATTAACAAAAAAAACTATTTTGAAGGAAACTGAAAAAACTTATCCAACTCCTGAAGAGAGTTTCTTTTCAATAATCGGAGAATCAAATGAGATTAAACTTTTGCTTGAAAAGATAAAAAAAATAGCGAACACTCCAACAAATGTTTTGCTTCTTGGTGAGACCGGAACAGGTAAGGAACTTTTTGCAAGAGCAATCCATGATGCAAGTTATAGAAAGAAAAAACCCTTTGTAGCAATCAATTGTGCAAGTCTGCCGGAGAATCTTCTTGAGTCAGAACTTTTTGGATTTGTAAAAGGAGCTTTCACAGGTGCCAACTCTGACAAAAAGGGACTTCTTGAAATAGCTGACGGAGGCACTGTATTTCTTGATGAGATTGGTGATATGCCACTTGGACTTCAGGCAAAACTTTTGAGAGTTATTGAAGACAAGGAAATTCGACCTCTTGGAAGTGTTATTAGTAAAAAGGTTGACCTTAGATTTATATCTGCTACAAATAAGGATTTGTTAGAGGAGGTAAGAAAAGGCAATTTTAGGGAAGACCTTTTTTTTAGATTAAATGTCATAACTCTTCAAATTCCTCCTCTCAGGGAGAGAGGAAGAGACATAGAAATTCTTGCGTATCACTTTATGAGAAAGTTTGCCATAAAAATGGGTAAAAATGTTACAAAAATTGATCCGCAGACAATACAAATTTTGCTTAGATATCCCTGGCCTGGAAATATAAGAGAACTTCAAAATGTAATAGAACAGGCAGTAGTTTTTACTGAATCGGATACAATAAAACCTGAACATCTTCCAGAACATGTAAAAAATATGGAAATAACTACAGAAAGAAAAAGAGATGTTCCTCTTTTATCAATTGAAGAATTTACAAAAGAGTTCATATTAAAGTATCAATCGATTTACACAGAACAGGAACTTGCAGACATTCTTGGAATAACAAGAAAGGCTCTGTGGGAGAAAAGAAAAAAATGGGGAATCCCCCGCTCCAGTGCTTAA